A genomic stretch from Candidatus Thiothrix anitrata includes:
- a CDS encoding dienelactone hydrolase family protein, with translation MKKLSLLAIAGLSLLASNVMAAVKSEAVSYELDGTKFVGQMYYDDAVTEKRPGVLVVHEWWGLNDHAKNRAEELAKMGYVAFAADMYGEGKSTDKPEQAKEWMTEITSDVDAWRATANAGLEQLKKSDKVDAEKLAAIGYCFGGGTMMQMAYGGTDIDGVVSFHGSLPSAPDGTEIKTKILAFHGNADGMVPPATVNKFTEQMEKTGADWQFVAYGGDVRHGFTNPNAGKYGIDNLKYDEKADQRSWAAMKAFFDEIFK, from the coding sequence ATGAAAAAACTATCACTGCTGGCAATCGCTGGCTTATCCCTGCTGGCAAGCAACGTCATGGCAGCCGTCAAAAGCGAAGCCGTATCCTATGAACTCGATGGCACAAAATTCGTCGGTCAGATGTATTACGACGATGCCGTAACGGAAAAACGCCCAGGCGTGTTAGTCGTCCACGAATGGTGGGGTTTAAATGACCACGCGAAAAACCGTGCTGAAGAACTGGCGAAAATGGGCTACGTGGCATTTGCGGCGGATATGTACGGCGAAGGCAAATCCACCGACAAACCAGAGCAAGCCAAGGAATGGATGACGGAAATCACTTCCGACGTTGATGCATGGCGAGCAACAGCGAATGCAGGTCTGGAACAGCTCAAGAAAAGCGACAAAGTAGACGCGGAAAAACTCGCGGCGATTGGCTACTGCTTCGGCGGCGGCACGATGATGCAAATGGCTTACGGCGGTACGGATATTGACGGCGTGGTGAGCTTCCACGGTTCCTTGCCGTCAGCACCGGATGGCACCGAAATCAAAACCAAAATCCTCGCGTTCCACGGCAATGCTGACGGCATGGTTCCACCCGCAACCGTGAACAAGTTTACCGAGCAGATGGAAAAAACCGGCGCGGACTGGCAGTTTGTCGCTTATGGTGGTGATGTGCGCCACGGTTTCACCAACCCAAATGCAGGCAAATACGGCATTGACAACCTGAAGTACGATGAAAAAGCTGACCAGCGTTCATGGGCAGCGATGAAAGCGTTTTTTGACGAAATCTTCAAATAA
- a CDS encoding formylglycine-generating enzyme family protein: MYTELKPPVEMHAQQQRHQVYLREHAHEWNFPKMVTIPPGRFLMGAQEGRDDVEGGNQAHERPPRTLYIPAFELGKYPVTFEEYDAFCLATYTPLPDDAGWGRGSRPVINVSWEDAQAYCQWLSQMDGRSYRLPSEAEWEYSARASRPSAYPWGNSADKQYANYAMQVGMTSPVWQYPPNAFGLHDMVGNVWEWVQDCWHDSYQGAPMSAQPWEEDGNCHERVLRGGSWNDRPRYLRAAYRVKDYASGRQIFRGFRVARSL, from the coding sequence ATGTATACCGAGCTAAAACCTCCGGTGGAAATGCACGCGCAGCAACAACGCCACCAAGTGTACTTGCGTGAACACGCGCACGAGTGGAATTTTCCCAAAATGGTGACTATTCCCCCCGGACGTTTCCTGATGGGTGCGCAAGAAGGACGCGACGACGTGGAAGGCGGCAATCAAGCACACGAACGCCCGCCGCGCACCCTGTATATTCCCGCGTTTGAGCTGGGTAAATACCCGGTCACCTTTGAAGAATACGATGCGTTTTGCCTCGCCACTTACACACCGTTACCCGATGATGCGGGCTGGGGGCGTGGCAGCCGTCCGGTCATTAACGTCAGTTGGGAAGATGCACAAGCGTATTGCCAGTGGCTTAGCCAGATGGATGGACGCAGTTATCGGCTACCTTCCGAGGCGGAGTGGGAATACAGTGCACGTGCTAGCCGCCCCAGTGCCTACCCTTGGGGCAATAGCGCGGACAAACAATACGCAAATTACGCGATGCAAGTCGGCATGACCAGCCCCGTATGGCAATACCCGCCCAATGCTTTTGGCCTGCACGATATGGTGGGTAATGTATGGGAGTGGGTGCAAGATTGCTGGCACGATTCCTATCAGGGCGCACCGATGAGCGCACAACCTTGGGAGGAAGATGGTAACTGCCACGAGCGGGTGCTACGTGGCGGTTCTTGGAACGACAGACCGCGCTATTTACGCGCAGCCTATCGGGTCAAGGATTATGCCAGCGGTCGCCAGATCTTCCGTGGCTTCCGCGTGGCACGTTCGTTATGA
- the rpiA gene encoding ribose-5-phosphate isomerase RpiA, protein MSQDAMKKAAAEAALAFVEPGMIIGIGTGSTANHFIDLLAGIKGKIDATVASSIASAERLKSHGIRVLDLNEAGQLSLYVDGADESTEHLHLVKGGGGALTREKIVAGASDKFVCIADDSKLVRTLGKFPLPIEVIPMARALVAREMVKMGGNPVLRQGFTTDNGNVILDIHNLTIMNPVEMEDRINRIPGVVTNGLFAIRPADVLILGGVGGVQTLI, encoded by the coding sequence ATGAGCCAAGACGCTATGAAAAAAGCGGCTGCTGAAGCCGCCCTCGCTTTTGTTGAACCCGGTATGATCATCGGTATCGGCACCGGTTCCACCGCGAATCACTTTATCGACCTGCTGGCGGGAATCAAAGGCAAGATTGATGCAACCGTGGCGAGTTCTATTGCCAGTGCCGAGCGTCTGAAAAGCCACGGCATCCGCGTGCTGGATCTCAATGAAGCAGGGCAGTTGTCGCTGTACGTGGATGGCGCGGATGAATCCACCGAACATTTACACCTCGTTAAAGGCGGCGGCGGTGCATTGACCCGCGAAAAAATCGTTGCGGGCGCGAGTGATAAATTCGTGTGTATTGCCGACGATTCCAAGCTGGTACGCACTTTGGGTAAATTCCCGCTGCCGATTGAAGTGATTCCGATGGCGCGTGCTTTAGTGGCGCGTGAAATGGTGAAAATGGGCGGCAATCCAGTGCTGCGCCAAGGTTTTACCACCGATAACGGCAATGTGATTTTGGATATTCACAACTTAACCATTATGAATCCGGTAGAAATGGAAGATCGCATTAACCGCATTCCGGGCGTGGTAACGAATGGTTTGTTCGCGATTCGTCCGGCGGATGTGCTGATTTTGGGCGGTGTCGGCGGGGTGCAGACGTTGATTTGA
- a CDS encoding Lcl domain-containing protein encodes MDGLPSSVPARQLGAAVQQPDVQIKRELVSLYGGEHGASIPSRGYLSDVIWGEQIVYPAETVGNRSAAVMSGNALSSAERIIYYGFNIGQWKWRLDSETTVLTRAFMTQPLLVFLQDVDKVKIAGQMVNSPFFAQALAEHKKYVLDPLWTNNTVLDDLLEGLGEYGVSQLTEVQKLGGAQAFNTRLAQPEITAALQSTQPGINFADKSKTFEIFKGMSVSGSREITTQKEQMDFTSYSTLTYGVQEVVNFENISGGFWDNVDRHFFKVPLLKPVTGWLDKDLVKKTTLGISKIPVLQTVGGSAQVALFRNNPYTPYDAPMAMNLVTAAAVTAEVVGTAAAVFKPELINTLMTEVKAFSDKAQPYVEWTALIYSVAKSGQDLLCTAADAKEGICGDYFKKIDKLMKLVPSGVIDSVQGALKAGEASKPFDENTFCGTAILAGRFTGNVRKTPMDKRSNNTKLAVCAFNELITKPIISNIKDYLPTTYGRIKDVKSIKLTADFFKRAGWKINVTGVPADIRLESLVAQLATTKVGIKDSLKVLSGVMDVSNGTLEFTRAVMDGKVQMLPLLIQLRDALMDYLEENGNAYASAALYDVFKALTPAKYVQLAYAAGNKGTALAWDWMTDPSVVKLAMRRRTKNALDISYQIPEMRAVRYLKVPFNDKKMVSHTLTGTYYRGKDDSYIYPVANDKGSNNLLVMPGFSASIENQSVFDVVDKGTIKQLLAKGNVNLLLDVIKFNSSSEVRDVPSTERKQGDYRYFTTTVQDSFFPWWNPIVGLDAQDVLNQKIFGKDMSKYQAIDFTEIYLNQLKGKANFTLRHKTSGIYSDYTHIAFKSGANEKLFANTFSVYVLNNLKAWATSLNKSSLVYREQKSGSFTGVGEVQLKFNKDVTWSGVGNNGLWAVWHTVQNGKYVWSDPVSLGSILGGETKVLAFPPGIDVKTSELVVYDDILSGYLARSKVSRSQVLNNLVSATYYSQYPLIRVPLPSLASTNSSLLKPIDTDKDGVPDYLDAFKSDPKWAYDTDKDGMPDGWEIQYGLNIYGPADAVKDKDGDGYSNLYEFKSNTSPADKNSKPVPVIAKIVPLTGKVGQTVTLNVSGSNLPSTIVANIAKQTVGCSTATKSATAATFTCPLSVVGSQTLAVKTNTQANGGTVISGGTATFVVSPALTAPKNLKTIPGTSKVTLSWDAVTGAVGYGICRATVSITDVGKCASYAGGAWTGATNTQTELSGLVNGTKYYFRVIALDAKGNKSSASAEVTATPQKIVGVTSKLNDTGITTCSNSTQNGQPCPLLTHPRQDADHGRDVTHNDNSDGHAGFSFTKIGANGETLPNSATDWYCVKDNVTGLIWEIKQGTPNNVKGDSGLHDPDDTFTWYEPDNTKNGGNAGDPAGIPGSINVNYGKTCYGHDHKTVATWCNTKAYVDRVNTDGLCGAKDWRLPSKEELLSIVSYDRDNPAIDTDWFPDTPSESPALFWSISSYAYYYFDYYAWRVDFGGGGASSYFKSSGSRVRLVRSLQ; translated from the coding sequence GTGGATGGCTTGCCATCGTCAGTACCTGCTAGGCAGTTGGGTGCTGCCGTACAGCAACCTGATGTTCAGATTAAGCGGGAGTTGGTCTCCTTATATGGAGGTGAGCATGGGGCAAGTATCCCGTCACGCGGCTACCTGAGTGATGTCATCTGGGGTGAGCAAATTGTTTATCCGGCTGAAACGGTGGGCAACAGATCTGCGGCTGTAATGTCGGGCAACGCCCTTTCTAGTGCCGAACGTATTATTTATTACGGTTTTAACATCGGTCAATGGAAATGGCGGTTGGATTCTGAAACTACAGTTCTTACCCGCGCCTTTATGACTCAACCGTTGCTGGTATTTTTACAGGATGTGGACAAGGTGAAAATTGCGGGGCAGATGGTCAATTCCCCTTTCTTTGCGCAGGCGCTTGCAGAGCATAAAAAATATGTCCTTGACCCGTTATGGACAAACAACACTGTGTTGGATGATTTGCTGGAAGGGTTGGGCGAGTACGGGGTTTCCCAGTTGACGGAGGTTCAAAAACTAGGTGGTGCGCAGGCATTTAATACCCGTCTTGCTCAGCCTGAAATTACCGCAGCACTGCAATCCACGCAACCAGGAATCAACTTTGCCGACAAAAGTAAGACCTTTGAAATTTTTAAGGGCATGAGTGTGTCCGGTAGCCGGGAAATCACGACCCAAAAAGAGCAAATGGATTTTACCAGTTATTCTACGCTGACCTATGGGGTACAGGAGGTCGTAAACTTTGAGAATATCAGCGGTGGCTTCTGGGATAATGTTGACCGACACTTTTTCAAAGTGCCATTGCTTAAGCCCGTCACGGGTTGGTTAGACAAAGATTTAGTCAAAAAAACAACGCTTGGTATTTCTAAAATTCCGGTGCTGCAAACAGTGGGTGGTTCTGCCCAAGTAGCCTTATTCCGCAATAACCCCTATACACCGTATGATGCCCCGATGGCAATGAATCTCGTGACGGCAGCAGCAGTCACTGCGGAAGTGGTGGGGACGGCAGCAGCGGTATTTAAACCGGAATTGATTAACACCCTGATGACGGAGGTCAAGGCATTTTCAGACAAGGCACAGCCCTACGTTGAATGGACGGCACTCATCTATTCAGTTGCTAAATCTGGTCAAGATTTACTGTGTACGGCTGCGGATGCGAAGGAGGGTATTTGTGGCGACTATTTCAAGAAAATAGACAAGCTCATGAAACTGGTGCCAAGTGGGGTAATTGATTCGGTACAAGGTGCATTGAAAGCAGGTGAAGCAAGCAAGCCGTTTGATGAAAATACATTTTGTGGCACAGCCATTTTGGCTGGGCGTTTTACCGGAAATGTCCGCAAGACCCCGATGGACAAGAGGAGCAATAACACCAAGCTTGCCGTTTGTGCATTCAATGAGCTTATAACCAAGCCTATCATCAGTAACATAAAGGACTATCTCCCCACAACCTATGGGAGGATAAAAGATGTCAAGTCTATTAAACTGACAGCCGACTTTTTCAAACGGGCAGGGTGGAAAATCAATGTAACGGGAGTTCCTGCTGATATAAGGTTGGAATCACTGGTGGCACAGCTTGCAACCACCAAGGTGGGCATTAAGGATTCCCTTAAAGTGCTGTCAGGGGTGATGGATGTCAGTAACGGTACGCTGGAATTCACCCGCGCTGTTATGGATGGCAAAGTACAAATGTTACCGTTGCTTATACAATTGCGCGATGCCTTAATGGATTATCTTGAGGAAAATGGAAATGCTTATGCCTCTGCCGCATTATACGATGTATTCAAAGCATTGACCCCCGCAAAGTATGTGCAACTTGCGTATGCGGCGGGGAATAAAGGTACAGCTTTAGCATGGGATTGGATGACTGACCCGTCGGTGGTTAAACTGGCAATGAGACGCAGAACGAAGAATGCTTTGGACATCAGTTACCAGATACCGGAAATGAGGGCTGTCCGTTATCTGAAAGTCCCCTTTAATGATAAAAAAATGGTTAGCCATACCCTGACAGGCACTTATTACCGTGGCAAGGATGATAGCTATATTTATCCCGTTGCGAATGATAAGGGGTCTAATAACCTACTGGTCATGCCAGGGTTTTCTGCCAGTATCGAAAATCAGAGTGTTTTTGATGTGGTCGATAAGGGAACTATCAAGCAACTATTGGCTAAAGGTAATGTGAATTTATTGCTTGATGTTATAAAGTTTAATAGTTCATCTGAGGTGAGGGACGTACCATCAACTGAGCGTAAGCAAGGCGACTATCGGTATTTCACAACAACAGTCCAAGATAGTTTTTTTCCATGGTGGAATCCGATTGTTGGTCTTGATGCACAGGATGTACTTAACCAGAAAATATTTGGTAAAGATATGAGCAAATATCAGGCTATTGATTTCACTGAAATCTATCTGAACCAACTCAAGGGTAAAGCGAACTTCACCTTAAGGCACAAAACGTCGGGGATTTATTCGGATTACACCCATATTGCTTTTAAAAGTGGTGCGAATGAAAAATTGTTTGCCAATACTTTTAGTGTGTATGTGCTGAATAATCTAAAAGCGTGGGCGACAAGCTTGAATAAATCTTCACTCGTTTACCGTGAGCAAAAATCGGGGAGCTTTACGGGAGTTGGTGAGGTTCAACTGAAATTCAATAAAGATGTAACTTGGAGTGGAGTTGGCAATAACGGCCTTTGGGCTGTCTGGCATACTGTCCAAAACGGTAAGTATGTGTGGTCTGACCCAGTGTCACTCGGTTCTATTTTGGGTGGGGAGACAAAGGTGTTAGCCTTCCCGCCGGGTATTGATGTTAAGACATCTGAGCTGGTAGTTTATGATGATATTCTGAGTGGTTACCTTGCACGCTCTAAAGTCAGCAGAAGTCAAGTATTAAATAATCTTGTTTCGGCCACTTATTATAGCCAATATCCACTGATTCGTGTGCCATTGCCCAGTTTGGCTTCAACGAATAGTTCACTATTGAAACCTATTGATACTGATAAGGACGGTGTGCCTGATTATCTGGATGCCTTCAAAAGTGACCCCAAGTGGGCATATGATACGGACAAGGACGGGATGCCGGATGGGTGGGAAATCCAATACGGGTTGAACATTTATGGCCCAGCCGATGCGGTAAAGGATAAGGATGGCGATGGTTACAGCAATCTATACGAGTTTAAAAGCAACACCAGTCCTGCTGATAAAAACAGCAAGCCAGTCCCGGTCATCGCCAAAATAGTCCCGCTTACCGGAAAGGTGGGGCAGACTGTTACGCTCAACGTGTCCGGCAGCAATCTACCCTCTACCATCGTGGCGAACATTGCCAAGCAGACGGTGGGTTGCTCCACGGCTACGAAATCAGCCACCGCTGCGACCTTCACCTGTCCACTGAGTGTGGTAGGCAGCCAAACCTTGGCGGTCAAAACCAACACGCAGGCAAACGGCGGCACGGTTATTAGCGGCGGTACGGCTACGTTCGTGGTGTCTCCAGCTCTTACCGCCCCAAAAAACCTTAAAACTATCCCCGGCACTAGCAAGGTTACGCTTTCTTGGGATGCTGTTACTGGGGCAGTAGGATATGGCATTTGCCGTGCTACAGTCAGCATCACCGATGTTGGCAAGTGCGCATCTTACGCAGGCGGGGCGTGGACAGGAGCAACGAATACACAGACAGAATTGTCAGGCTTGGTGAATGGTACGAAATACTATTTTCGGGTAATCGCTTTGGATGCAAAGGGAAACAAAAGTTCCGCTAGTGCCGAAGTCACCGCTACCCCACAAAAAATAGTCGGCGTAACCAGCAAACTCAACGACACCGGCATCACCACTTGCAGTAACAGCACTCAAAACGGTCAGCCCTGCCCACTGCTGACCCATCCGAGGCAAGACGCTGATCACGGGCGCGATGTTACCCATAATGACAATAGCGATGGTCATGCGGGTTTCAGCTTCACCAAAATCGGTGCGAATGGCGAAACTTTGCCTAACAGTGCTACCGATTGGTATTGTGTTAAGGATAATGTCACCGGGTTAATATGGGAAATCAAACAAGGCACCCCGAATAATGTAAAGGGTGATTCCGGTCTGCATGATCCCGATGATACTTTTACTTGGTACGAGCCTGATAACACCAAAAATGGTGGCAATGCGGGTGATCCCGCCGGTATTCCGGGTTCGATAAATGTTAATTATGGAAAAACTTGCTACGGACATGATCACAAGACTGTCGCTACTTGGTGCAATACTAAAGCCTATGTTGACCGAGTGAACACCGATGGCTTGTGTGGGGCGAAGGATTGGCGGCTGCCGAGTAAAGAGGAACTGCTTTCCATCGTCAGTTATGATCGTGATAATCCGGCGATTGATACAGATTGGTTCCCGGATACACCGTCCGAGTCGCCTGCGTTGTTTTGGTCAATATCTTCCTATGCCTATTATTATTTTGATTACTACGCTTGGCGTGTTGACTTTGGAGGCGGTGGTGCCAGCTCGTATTTTAAGAGTAGTGGTAGTCGAGTCCGTTTAGTTCGTAGCCTACAGTGA
- a CDS encoding Lcl C-terminal domain-containing protein has translation MPNPIQTVLLSYLLAVLPLIANAQTCQSNTIPASTRHLIINNNNGTVTDNKTGLMWKQCIEGQDPFTCSGNAGEFNWEEALRHADDVNNGLAGNNVGYTDWRLPNIKELDSIIEGQCVEPAINALAFPNTLSEWFWSASPFASNTRSAWGVNFYYGHNGAARKYYDYRIRLVRSVQ, from the coding sequence ATGCCTAACCCAATTCAAACAGTATTATTAAGTTATCTGTTGGCAGTATTACCTCTGATAGCTAACGCTCAGACTTGTCAATCTAACACCATCCCTGCTTCAACACGTCACCTTATTATTAATAACAACAATGGCACGGTAACGGACAATAAAACCGGTTTGATGTGGAAGCAGTGCATCGAGGGGCAGGATCCGTTTACATGTAGTGGTAATGCTGGTGAGTTCAATTGGGAGGAAGCCCTACGACATGCAGATGATGTTAATAACGGACTAGCAGGAAATAACGTTGGCTATACCGACTGGCGTCTGCCTAATATCAAAGAGCTAGATTCTATTATTGAAGGGCAATGTGTTGAGCCAGCCATTAATGCGTTGGCATTCCCGAATACGCTATCTGAATGGTTCTGGTCGGCATCTCCTTTTGCCTCTAATACTAGGAGCGCATGGGGTGTTAACTTTTATTACGGTCACAACGGTGCGGCTCGTAAATATTATGATTATCGAATTCGTTTAGTACGTAGCGTACAGTGA
- a CDS encoding RpnC/YadD family protein, translating into MVNHIVLRLREFMGDDESGFRNYFEMLETLAENRDLQPNIKEAEEMLTQVDVTKFASYSWGMRDGMEKGRLEGELKKAQEVARGLLQLGVIPEADIARIAGLPLEAVQKLRVQQPTLRAVPISVCCMYS; encoded by the coding sequence ATGGTCAATCACATCGTCCTGCGCCTGCGTGAATTCATGGGCGACGACGAAAGCGGTTTCCGCAACTACTTCGAGATGCTTGAAACCCTCGCTGAAAACCGCGACCTGCAACCCAATATCAAAGAGGCTGAAGAAATGTTGACACAAGTGGACGTAACCAAATTTGCCTCCTATAGCTGGGGCATGAGGGATGGCATGGAGAAGGGGCGCTTGGAGGGTGAATTGAAGAAAGCCCAAGAAGTCGCCCGTGGTTTGCTGCAACTGGGTGTTATCCCCGAAGCCGACATTGCCCGCATTGCTGGCCTGCCGCTGGAGGCAGTCCAGAAGCTGCGGGTGCAGCAACCCACCCTACGGGCTGTTCCAATATCTGTATGTTGTATGTATAGTTGA
- a CDS encoding BrnT family toxin encodes MRIEYDPRKAASNLKKHKVSFEEAVESLHDPLARVISDPDCEGEARYILIGMSNSRRILLVIYAYRDEDDVIRLCVTNTISASPNPPAKFPT; translated from the coding sequence ATGAGAATCGAATACGACCCACGCAAAGCCGCTTCCAACCTGAAAAAGCACAAAGTCAGTTTTGAGGAGGCAGTTGAAAGCCTGCATGACCCGTTGGCGCGGGTGATTTCCGACCCCGATTGCGAAGGGGAGGCGCGTTATATCCTGATTGGAATGAGCAACAGCCGCCGGATTTTGTTGGTGATTTATGCGTATCGTGACGAGGATGATGTGATCAGATTATGCGTAACGAATACGATTTCAGCCAGTCCAAACCCGCCAGCGAAGTTCCCCACTTAG
- a CDS encoding BrnA antitoxin family protein — MRNEYDFSQSKPASEVPHLVKLQAQGGKTRITMYVDDDVLAAFRTQAEEQGIGYQTAINQVLRDYLHQGESTLENLLRKVIREEMQLSDTTHCR, encoded by the coding sequence ATGCGTAACGAATACGATTTCAGCCAGTCCAAACCCGCCAGCGAAGTTCCCCACTTAGTAAAGTTACAAGCACAAGGCGGAAAAACCCGCATCACCATGTATGTGGATGATGACGTATTGGCAGCTTTCCGCACACAAGCCGAGGAGCAAGGCATCGGCTACCAGACCGCCATTAATCAGGTTCTGCGTGATTACCTGCACCAAGGTGAATCCACGTTGGAAAACCTGCTACGCAAAGTTATCCGTGAAGAGATGCAACTGTCTGACACAACACACTGTCGGTAA
- a CDS encoding NAD(P)/FAD-dependent oxidoreductase has product MIRITELRLPLEHSADALPAAIAQRLGITLDEVFAFTIFKRGYDARKRDAIVLVYTIDVTIAAEAAVLARFNTDQHINPSPDTRYQPVAQAPENLEQRPVIVGFGPCGIMAGLLLAQMGFHPLILERGKKVRERTKDTWGLWRKSELNPESNVQFGEGGAGTFSDGKLYSQIKDPKHYGRKVLTEFVKAGAPEEILYLSKPHIGTFRLVKMVENIRHQIEQLGGEIRFQQQVTDLVIEAGQVRGLVLASGEQIRTDHIIMALGHSARDTFTMLHQRGVFMEAKPFSLGFRIEHPQRLIDQARFGKHAGNEKLGAADYKLVHHANNGRAVYSFCMCPGGQVVAATSEIGRVVTNGMSQYSRAERNANAGIVVGVTPEDFPGGPLAGLEFQRQWESRAYELGGCNYHAPGQLVGDFIKGQASTQLGTVEPSYQPGVQLTDLATSLPDYAIGAIREALPAFERQIKGFSLYDAVLTGVETRTSSPLRMTRGQDLQSVNVKGLYPAGEGAGYAGGILSAGVDGIKVAEAVATAMVAACGA; this is encoded by the coding sequence ATGATACGCATTACTGAATTGCGCCTCCCACTGGAACACTCTGCTGACGCTTTACCTGCGGCAATTGCGCAACGCTTGGGCATTACCCTTGATGAAGTGTTCGCTTTCACGATTTTCAAACGCGGCTACGATGCCCGCAAACGTGACGCAATTGTGCTGGTGTACACCATCGACGTAACTATCGCAGCGGAAGCGGCAGTGTTGGCGCGGTTTAACACCGATCAGCACATTAACCCCAGCCCCGACACCCGTTATCAACCCGTCGCGCAAGCCCCTGAAAACCTTGAACAACGCCCGGTCATTGTCGGCTTTGGCCCGTGCGGGATTATGGCGGGGTTATTGCTGGCACAAATGGGGTTTCACCCGTTGATTTTAGAACGAGGCAAAAAAGTACGGGAACGCACCAAAGACACTTGGGGTTTATGGCGTAAAAGCGAGTTAAACCCCGAATCCAACGTGCAATTTGGTGAAGGCGGCGCGGGGACATTTTCCGACGGCAAACTTTACAGCCAAATCAAAGACCCCAAACACTATGGGCGCAAAGTCTTAACTGAATTTGTGAAAGCCGGTGCGCCAGAAGAAATCCTTTATCTGAGCAAACCGCACATTGGCACGTTCCGTTTGGTGAAGATGGTGGAAAACATTCGCCACCAGATTGAGCAATTGGGCGGGGAAATTCGCTTTCAGCAGCAAGTCACCGACCTTGTGATTGAAGCCGGTCAAGTGCGCGGTTTGGTATTAGCCAGTGGCGAACAAATCCGTACCGATCACATCATTATGGCGTTGGGACACAGTGCGCGGGACACTTTCACCATGCTGCACCAACGCGGTGTTTTTATGGAAGCGAAACCGTTTTCGCTGGGTTTCCGTATCGAACACCCACAACGCCTGATTGACCAAGCACGCTTTGGCAAACACGCGGGTAATGAAAAACTCGGCGCGGCAGATTACAAACTGGTGCATCACGCCAACAACGGGCGGGCGGTGTACAGCTTTTGTATGTGCCCCGGCGGGCAGGTGGTGGCAGCAACCTCAGAAATCGGGCGCGTAGTCACTAACGGCATGAGCCAGTATTCGCGTGCCGAACGCAACGCCAACGCGGGTATTGTGGTCGGTGTTACCCCCGAAGATTTCCCCGGCGGCCCGTTAGCGGGGTTGGAATTTCAACGCCAATGGGAGTCACGCGCCTACGAATTAGGCGGCTGCAATTACCACGCACCGGGGCAACTGGTCGGCGATTTCATCAAAGGCCAAGCGTCAACCCAACTCGGCACGGTCGAGCCGTCTTACCAACCGGGCGTGCAGTTAACCGACCTTGCCACGAGTTTACCCGACTACGCGATTGGTGCGATCCGTGAAGCATTGCCTGCGTTTGAACGCCAAATCAAGGGCTTTTCGCTATATGACGCGGTGTTGACCGGGGTGGAAACCCGTACTTCGTCGCCACTGCGCATGACACGCGGACAGGATTTGCAAAGCGTCAATGTCAAAGGGCTTTATCCGGCGGGCGAAGGCGCGGGCTACGCGGGCGGCATATTATCGGCAGGCGTGGACGGCATTAAGGTGGCGGAAGCGGTAGCAACGGCGATGGTCGCGGCTTGTGGAGCTTGA
- the lepB gene encoding signal peptidase I, translated as MEYSIKRRKPWLALLLSLLLPGYGQLYNGEVNKAIWFFLCLSLLPIVVVVTIALYVPGQWLLASGAGYLLLAGSGWLYGAIDAFRSARRQPDYVLQPWQRSGVYLLVFIACVLVAVPALNAYARDHWVETFRVPSGSMEPTVMTGDMLFADKRYNCPGCGKTLKRGDLVIFAHPNTRSHYFIKRVIGLPGEHLRIEGTAIYINGKSLSAGQAPQAKGVQVTETDGKATWQVIWEQPNAALPQTDLQIPTGQVFMMGDNRTASNDSRFFGVVPLDGVIAQAKVVWLSVKGNQVRWERMGLAL; from the coding sequence ATGGAATATTCTATCAAACGTCGTAAACCGTGGCTCGCGCTGCTGCTGTCGTTGCTGTTGCCCGGTTACGGACAGCTTTATAACGGTGAAGTTAACAAAGCCATTTGGTTCTTTTTGTGCCTGTCGCTGTTACCGATAGTGGTGGTGGTGACGATTGCGCTATACGTGCCGGGTCAGTGGTTATTGGCGAGTGGGGCAGGGTATTTGCTGCTGGCTGGTAGTGGGTGGTTGTATGGCGCGATTGATGCTTTTCGTAGCGCACGGCGGCAGCCAGATTACGTTTTGCAGCCTTGGCAGCGCAGCGGGGTGTATCTGCTGGTGTTTATTGCCTGTGTGTTAGTGGCAGTACCGGCATTAAATGCTTACGCCCGCGATCATTGGGTGGAAACTTTCCGGGTGCCATCCGGCAGTATGGAACCCACGGTCATGACTGGCGACATGTTGTTTGCGGATAAACGCTATAACTGCCCAGGTTGCGGCAAAACGTTGAAGCGTGGTGATTTGGTGATTTTTGCGCATCCGAATACCCGCAGTCATTATTTCATTAAGCGCGTGATTGGTTTGCCGGGTGAGCATTTGCGCATCGAAGGCACGGCAATTTATATCAACGGTAAATCGCTCAGTGCCGGACAAGCCCCGCAAGCTAAGGGGGTACAAGTGACCGAAACCGATGGTAAAGCGACTTGGCAAGTGATTTGGGAACAACCTAACGCGGCGTTACCGCAAACCGATTTACAGATTCCGACGGGGCAGGTATTCATGATGGGCGACAATCGCACTGCCAGTAATGATTCGCGCTTTTTTGGCGTAGTGCCATTGGATGGCGTGATTGCACAGGCGAAAGTAGTATGGTTATCCGTCAAAGGCAATCAAGTGCGTTGGGAACGCATGGGCTTGGCATTGTAA